The nucleotide sequence GACTCCGCACCCCGTCCGCCCGACTCCACGAACTGCCGGACCGTCCGTGTGCTGCGCGCATGCCCGACGACCTCGTGCCCGGCGCGGATCAACCGCTGCCCCATGCCGGCACCCATGCGTCCCAGCCCGATCATCCCCACCTGCATGGCAACGCCTCCGTCGCTGTGCGCGTGTCTGATAGAGTTTCTCGATCTGGGGGCACCGCCCCTCGCCGCGGCGCTCGGGGAGCCCGAACGGCCTGCGTTCGACGGTCGCGGCAGCGGCGTGGCGCCAGGTCGACAGGCATCTGTGCACGACGGTCAATCCCCGATCCGAGCCATGCGGGCCGCCCTCCGCGCCAAACGCAGGGGCTGTGGGGTCCTCCGACGCCCCGTCAACGCGAGGAGCACCTCTGCCGCGGTCTGCGGGTCGGTCCGCCACGCGGCGTGTGCGACGAGGGGTCGAGTAGCGGGGCGCGTGCGTACCCAGTAGCCGACGACCTCGCCGTCGAGTCGCAGCGGGCTGATCGCGCCGCGGACATCGGGTGGCCAGTCCCCCCGGGCGAGCAGGGGTCGGTTCGTCACCCCGATCGTCGGGATACCCAGCCTTGCCCCGAGGTGGAGGGCGAGTCCCGCGCGCCGCGGATGGTCCCGCCCCGTCGCATTGACCAGGAGGACCTCCGGCATCGACGCCAGGAGGCGGACGGCTTCTTCCAGGATCGGACCCTCGCGGAGTGCCAGCAGTCCCGGCTCGTAGGCAGCCCCGACCTGGCTG is from Armatimonadota bacterium and encodes:
- a CDS encoding endonuclease V, which produces MEPVVGPWPVDAQSLRAEQDRLARLSVAPWRPGGAIRSVGACFVCFPRGTAGRGAAGDRAWAAAVRMEGGKVAAIEVVRSQVGAAYEPGLLALREGPILEEAVRLLASMPEVLLVNATGRDHPRRAGLALHLGARLGIPTIGVTNRPLLARGDWPPDVRGAISPLRLDGEVVGYWVRTRPATRPLVAHAAWRTDPQTAAEVLLALTGRRRTPQPLRLARRAARMARIGD